One Ensifer adhaerens genomic window, CACGCCAGCACGGTCGCGGTGGTTTCTGGCCCGAGGGTTGCGCAGGCTTCGTTGTAGGCATCAGGGCTGATCCCAAGCATGTTTTTGACCACTGTGGCCGCTGTCAGGAGATCGCGCCAGTTGTCGATACGACCGGATGGGCCGTAGTCGCGGATTTGCGGGCAGGCCTTCAAGACGAGTGGCAGTGGCACAGCGCGGTTCAGAGGAGGGGTTGCCGCGTGATGTGAGTGAAGTTTCGGCAGCAGTGATGTTTCGGTATCGGTGACTAGATCACTGCCATCTTGGCTCCCTGGCAGGACACTTGCTGAAACGCTGCGCGAAAATGCCACTCCAAGTCCTTCATCAGCCTGTTCAGATTCAGAAAGATAATCGGATTCTGAATTCTGTATGTGCCGCTCATTTTGGCGTTCATTGGCAGCCATATTTTGTGTTTTCAGTAGATTTTCCAGACGATTAGTCAATTCGTCCTGCAGTTGGGCAAGAACGGGGAGGAGGCGCTCGATTTCGGCGAGCGAGGGCTTGCGTGTGAGGGACATGTAGACGGCCTGGCAGCGCGCTTCGGCGTCTTCGGCGTAGGCACTATCGGAAGGCCGCAGCAGATCGATCAGCTTTGCTACATCGCGGCGGCAGAGGCTCATGCGTTCACGCATCATCTGCAGGTAACGCCGGTCGGCTTCCAGACGCGCAGCTTCAGCTTCGAATTCGGCCGCGCGAGAAAGCAACGGCGCAAGGTCGAACCCGAAAGCCTGGCCGATCGCTCCCTTGCGGTCGCGGCGAGCGTAGCGCTTACCGTTGGGGCTATCGCGCCGGAGAATGAGGCCGGCCTCGACCAGGGTGGCGAGGTGCCGCCGAAGCGTTGTCTCTGCCATGCCATGCGTTCTCAGAGAAAGCTGAGCATTGGATGGAAACACGACGAGACCGTCGGCCCCCTCGAGTTCGGTCTTCGGATAGAACGACAGCAATGCGTTCAAAACCGCAAGAGAACGATCGGAAATGCCAAGGCTCGACTTGGCAGCACAGACCGTTCGAAACAATTTCCATTTATCGACCTTGCCTTCGTCGACGGCCGAAACGCTGGAAAGTTGGTGTGCCAACATCCCAAGCGACATCGCCCGCCGCCCGAAGGGCGTCGTGACAATCCCACAATCCATTCGTCTTCACCTTTTTCAAGGCAAAAGAAATTCGTTCGCCGAAACGACGTTGAAAACTCTTGACACCGATTCGCGGAAATGGGATTCTCTAGTTGCTACACGAGAGAAGGGTTTCCGCAGCGCTAGTCGTTCGGAAGCCTTTTTCTTTTGCTCTGTTTAGTCTCCTGTTTCCTCTTGGTATTCGAGGTACAGAGATTTGAGCCTCTGCCTCACGAAATCTGCAAAGCCCGGCGCCTTCTTCCTGTTGAAGGACAGCGTCGTTTCGACGTCCGTTTCACGGATCCGGACCGGGGTTGTATCGTCGGGCGCCACCCATGAGATGGCTCTGGCGCGCGCCTTGGAGGTGTTGAGGAAGGCAAAAAGCGCATCAAAGCGCTGATCGCTCCCGGCCTCCTGGAGTTTTTTGTCTTTGACAAAGACGTCTGCAGCTTCGGCCTTTCCGTCCTGGGCCAGAAGCTCGGCGAGTTCGAACCAGCGACGGCGACCGATCTCCGGTGCCGGGCCAATCGCCTCGATCAGGGCGATCGGTAGCCGACGAACGACGGAAATCATCTTTGAAAGTGCGGCCTTGTCGACACCGAGCGAGGACATGATGACTTCGCGGGAGAAGCCGCGGTCTTCAAGGCGCGTCGCGAAAAGTGACCGCTCGATGAATGACAGATCCGTGCGGGTATTGTTCTCCTGCCCCTGAGAGACGACCAGCTGCTCGTCGCTGAGATCGCGGACAACGGCGCGGACCTTGCCGCCAAGCTCGCGTGCAGCGGCCAATCGCCGATGACCGTAGGCAACCTGGTAGCGCCCTTCGTTATCGGGATGCGGGCGCACTAGAATGGGCACCTGTTGTCCATGCTCGCGGATCTGTGCAGCAAGAGCGGATTGTGCATCTACCCCAATCTCGAGACGGTCGACGACGAAAGAGGCGTCGATGAGCGCTGGGTCGAGATCGACGATCGTCAATCCTTCGGCAAGCTGGCGCTCCAGCTCCTGAGCGCGCTCAACCTTCTGGGTGATGTTCGACAGGGACCGAGTAATGCCGCCGACGGCGCTTACTGGCCGAGTCCCGACGCTGAGACCGGCGATTGGCCGGGCGGCTGCCCGCTCCAGAGCCGTTTCAGCGTCGTTTCCGGTCGTGTCGCCGGTAATGCCAATCAGATTTTTGCGGGCCATGGATTACTTCCTCCCCCAAACCTGGCGGATCAGTTCTTCGATCTCGCCATTGACCTGGTTCAGCGAATCCATGGCGCGGTCGTAGGTGCCGCGGACAAACTGCGAGCGCTCGACTTCATAGAGTGTCTGCTTCGTCACGCCGGCATCGGAGATAGCTGTCGACTTCACCATCGCGTTTTGCAGCATGCGGTTGCCGAAAATGGCGCGCATGAAGCCGGTCATCTGGCTCTGCGGACCGTCATTCGGCTCAAAACGCGTGCCGAGATAGCGCATCCAGTCGTAACTTGTGCGACCACCGGCTTTTTCGACGACGCTCATCAGTTCGCTCGTCATCGACAGGAACTGCGACATCGACATGACGTCGAGCATCTGCGGATGCACGGTGATGAGAACGGATGTGGCAGCGCAGAGCGCCGACATGGTCAGGAAGCCGAGTTGCGGCGGGCAGTCGATGACGACGATATCGTAGAAACTCTCGATTTCTGCCAATACGTCGCCGATACGCGCGAAAAAGAGGGTCTCGGCAGCGCCACCCATCATCATTGCCTTCGGCGTCTCGTGCTCGAATTCCATGAGTTCGAGATTGCCAGGAATGAGGTGAAGGTTGGCCGTGTAGGTCGAACGGACGATGTCGGCGATCGGCCGCGGCTCGTCGTAGCGGATCGCCCCATAAAGCGTTTCGCCCTCGCCAACGTCCAGTTCCGGCTGGTGGCCGAAGAGGGCGGAAAGCGAAGCCTGCGGATCGAGGTCGATCGCGAGCGTCCGGTAGCCGCGCAGGGCCAGATATTGGGCAAGGTGGGCAGATGTCGTCGTCTTCGCCGAGCCGCCCTTGAAATTCATGACCGATATGACTTGAAGCTTCTCGTCGCCGCGGCGGTGCGGGACGTATTTCCCGGACTTGCCGCCTTCGTCGAGAACACGACGGATGCGCTCGATGTCCTCAACCGCGTACATGCGCCGACCGTTTGACAAGGGCGCCGGGCCGTGGCCCTCTGAGGCCACCTGTCTCAGATAGCCTTCGCCGATTCCAATGAAGGCCGCGGCTTCGGCAGGGCTGAAGAGGCGCATTGCCTTTTGGGCTTGCGGAGGGAAGATCTTCTTTTGATGCTGCTGTAGCTGATGCGCCAGTTCCAAAGCATCGGCAGCCAGAAGCGTCGGCAGATGCTCCTGTTCGTCGTGACCTTGAATTTTCTGTTGCAACATTGGGTTCCCCGAAAACTGCGCAAAAATCGTCATATCGGAACAATATGCGCAGATGCACTATGCTCCGATTCGGTTCGCTTTTACAAACGCATAGCGATTTATACCCAGGGCCCCATTTGGGCGGCGAATGAACCTGGGATAGCGACCAGTTGTCCGCGGACAACTGAGTTCGGGTAGCGGACCTATCGGTAGGCTCTTCCGCCGACGCGCCGGTAGGCCTGTGAAGCTCTAAAAGAGTATAGAATTTATAGACTATTGACAGATGAGCGGATTGTGTCACGATTGTGGCCATCAGAGACGCGATGCGAGAAGGTTCGCTATGTTCTATCTTGGTGGAATGACCCTCGGTTATCTGGCGCCGCCGCCGCCGAAGGCGACGCGGCAGTCGCGTGTGGAGATCGCGTCAGCTTCGGTTGAAAAGCCGGACTGCGAAGAGTCTGGCCGCAATCAGGAATGGGCGCGTGCCTTCCTGACGCCGTGGCATCTTCTCTATTGATCCCCAGGCGCTGCTGCAGGTGTTGACACCTGTCAACAGTCGTCTGATCCGGCTTCGGGCGCCATGGTGGAAAAGCGCGAAACAGAGAGAGAAGGGCTGTTTCGCCGCCCGGAAATGATTAAGTTCGGTGTCATGGACACCAAGCAAGACCGAACCGTTTCAAACGACCAGCCCGGCGATGCCGTCGATAACCAAGGGCAATCCTTGTCCTTGCATCAGCGTATCCTCGGGGACGTGGAAGGGCGCATCCTCTCCGGGGAATGGCCGCCCGGTCACCGCATTCCATTCGAACACGAGTTGACCGAACAGTATGACTGCTCGCGGATGACCGTGAACAAGGCGCTGACGGAGTTGGTCAAGCGCGGATTGATCGAGCGGCGACGCAAGTCGGGCAGCTACGTCACCTTTCCGCAGGTGCAGTCGGCGGTCATGGAGATCCACGACGTCAAGCTCGAAGTCCAATCGCTGGGGCTCGACTACAGTTTCCAGCTGGACGAGCGAAAGGTTCGCAAGGTGGAGAGCCGGGACGTCGAACGCCTGGATCTTCCGACATCGGCCAGGTTGCTGGATGTCACGTGCCGGCATTTTGCCGGCGGTCGTCCCTTTTGTTTCGAAGAGCGCCTGATCAGCCTTGCGGCGGTGCCCGAGGCGGAAGCGGAGTTGTTTGAGACCGCGGCCCCCGGTTCGTGGCTGCTTGGCAAGGTGCCATGGAGTACGGCCGAACACCGCATTCGCGCCGTTTCAGCTAACAAGCTGGCGGCGCAGGCGCTCGATATTTCGACCGGCACCGCCTGCCTGGTCATCGAGCGCCGCACCTGGAGCGGTCGTGCACCGGTCACGCATGTGCGGCTGACCTATCCCGGCGATCGCCACGAACTCGTCGCTCAGTTCGCGCCGAGCCCGATCGGATAGCCGGCTAATTCTCGCCGACCGGTAACGTGCCAGTTGTCCGCGGACAACTGGCTATTCTCCCACCACGCGCAAGACGGGGGCCGGACCGTTGCCCGAAAAGGCGAAGACCTCGATCGGCTCACCGATGCCCCTGACGGGATAGGAGCCGAGATGCTCCATGCTGGATGCACAGCCGGCCAGTTCGACGAAAGCCCGCGACAGAAGCACCGGGCGCTTCGTTTCCTTGGTCAGGCTCTCCAGTCGCGAGGCGATGTTGACCGCGGGGCCGATCACCGTGAAGTCCAGCCGCCGACGCGACCCGATGTTGCCGTACATCACGTCGCCGACGTGGACGCCGATCCCATAGCCAAAGGGTTCGCGGCCCTTTTCGAGGTTGTCCTTGTTGAGGAGGGCGATTGCCGCTTCCGCCTCACGGATTGCCTGCAGCAGGTTTTCGGCGGCATTGGCATTGCTGAGCGGGAAGATCGCCAGCAGCCCATCGCCCATGAACTTGAGGATTTCGCCGCCGTGCCGTTCGATCGGTTCCGACATCGCGTCGAAATAGGCGTTGAGCAGTTCGATCACGTCGTCGCGCGGCCACAGGTCGGAGAGTTTCGTGAAGTTGCGCAGGTCGCAGATCAAAATCGCGGCACCGACGGTAACGCCGCTGCCGCGCGTCGTGGCGCCGGCAAGAATCTGCTCGCTGGCATGCGGACCGACATAGGTCTCGAGCAGCGTTCGCACAAACCGGTTCTTCAGCCGGATTTCGCTGACGAGCGCCAGCGCTGGCAGAAGATCCGAGAGAAGGGTGATGTGCTCATCCTCGAAGCCGCCCATTCTGTCGGTGGTAAAGGTCACGACATGGCGTTTGCCCAGCGTGTGCTCGAGCGGCCAGGCAATGTACTCGGTCAGGCCCTCGGCTTTCAGGTCGACATAGAGTGAATTCTGAGATTGCTCTTCCGGCAGAGCCTCCAGATTCATGCGAACTTCGGTGCCGCCGTTGTTGATTACATAGAGCGGGCTGTTGAGGTAGACTGCGGTGTTTTGTGTTCCATAGTCGTAGAGATCGATTTCGGCTTCCGCCAAGCCCTTGCGCCATAGAATGCGGGCGCCCAACCACTGCGGATGGTTGATGCGGAAATGCAGCGTCGCACGTGCAACCGGGACACCGACCGTCTGTAGCCGGTCGCACATTTCAACGAGGATATTGTCGATAAATCGCTCGTTGCGTGTTTCTATGATCAACCAGTCGAGCACGCTCCGGCGCCGGGCCGGCCAGCTTTCTCCTTCGGTCGAAGGGGAGGGGGCCTGCGAAGACATCTGCATATGCAATTCTCCATGCTGGTCGAGC contains:
- the repC gene encoding plasmid replication protein RepC; translated protein: MDCGIVTTPFGRRAMSLGMLAHQLSSVSAVDEGKVDKWKLFRTVCAAKSSLGISDRSLAVLNALLSFYPKTELEGADGLVVFPSNAQLSLRTHGMAETTLRRHLATLVEAGLILRRDSPNGKRYARRDRKGAIGQAFGFDLAPLLSRAAEFEAEAARLEADRRYLQMMRERMSLCRRDVAKLIDLLRPSDSAYAEDAEARCQAVYMSLTRKPSLAEIERLLPVLAQLQDELTNRLENLLKTQNMAANERQNERHIQNSESDYLSESEQADEGLGVAFSRSVSASVLPGSQDGSDLVTDTETSLLPKLHSHHAATPPLNRAVPLPLVLKACPQIRDYGPSGRIDNWRDLLTAATVVKNMLGISPDAYNEACATLGPETTATVLACLLERAEHIHSAGAYLRDLTRRAKSQSFAVSAMLSARLRAQLSAVG
- the repB gene encoding plasmid partitioning protein RepB — its product is MARKNLIGITGDTTGNDAETALERAAARPIAGLSVGTRPVSAVGGITRSLSNITQKVERAQELERQLAEGLTIVDLDPALIDASFVVDRLEIGVDAQSALAAQIREHGQQVPILVRPHPDNEGRYQVAYGHRRLAAARELGGKVRAVVRDLSDEQLVVSQGQENNTRTDLSFIERSLFATRLEDRGFSREVIMSSLGVDKAALSKMISVVRRLPIALIEAIGPAPEIGRRRWFELAELLAQDGKAEAADVFVKDKKLQEAGSDQRFDALFAFLNTSKARARAISWVAPDDTTPVRIRETDVETTLSFNRKKAPGFADFVRQRLKSLYLEYQEETGD
- the repA gene encoding plasmid partitioning protein RepA translates to MQQKIQGHDEQEHLPTLLAADALELAHQLQQHQKKIFPPQAQKAMRLFSPAEAAAFIGIGEGYLRQVASEGHGPAPLSNGRRMYAVEDIERIRRVLDEGGKSGKYVPHRRGDEKLQVISVMNFKGGSAKTTTSAHLAQYLALRGYRTLAIDLDPQASLSALFGHQPELDVGEGETLYGAIRYDEPRPIADIVRSTYTANLHLIPGNLELMEFEHETPKAMMMGGAAETLFFARIGDVLAEIESFYDIVVIDCPPQLGFLTMSALCAATSVLITVHPQMLDVMSMSQFLSMTSELMSVVEKAGGRTSYDWMRYLGTRFEPNDGPQSQMTGFMRAIFGNRMLQNAMVKSTAISDAGVTKQTLYEVERSQFVRGTYDRAMDSLNQVNGEIEELIRQVWGRK
- the hutC gene encoding histidine utilization repressor, whose product is MDTKQDRTVSNDQPGDAVDNQGQSLSLHQRILGDVEGRILSGEWPPGHRIPFEHELTEQYDCSRMTVNKALTELVKRGLIERRRKSGSYVTFPQVQSAVMEIHDVKLEVQSLGLDYSFQLDERKVRKVESRDVERLDLPTSARLLDVTCRHFAGGRPFCFEERLISLAAVPEAEAELFETAAPGSWLLGKVPWSTAEHRIRAVSANKLAAQALDISTGTACLVIERRTWSGRAPVTHVRLTYPGDRHELVAQFAPSPIG
- a CDS encoding adenylate/guanylate cyclase domain-containing protein, producing the protein MQMSSQAPSPSTEGESWPARRRSVLDWLIIETRNERFIDNILVEMCDRLQTVGVPVARATLHFRINHPQWLGARILWRKGLAEAEIDLYDYGTQNTAVYLNSPLYVINNGGTEVRMNLEALPEEQSQNSLYVDLKAEGLTEYIAWPLEHTLGKRHVVTFTTDRMGGFEDEHITLLSDLLPALALVSEIRLKNRFVRTLLETYVGPHASEQILAGATTRGSGVTVGAAILICDLRNFTKLSDLWPRDDVIELLNAYFDAMSEPIERHGGEILKFMGDGLLAIFPLSNANAAENLLQAIREAEAAIALLNKDNLEKGREPFGYGIGVHVGDVMYGNIGSRRRLDFTVIGPAVNIASRLESLTKETKRPVLLSRAFVELAGCASSMEHLGSYPVRGIGEPIEVFAFSGNGPAPVLRVVGE